The Streptomyces sp. NBC_01571 genome includes the window GGACGGCACGGCCACCGCCGGTTCCTTCGAACAACTTGCGCTGTCCTACCAGCGCGCCGGCGACGAACGGTCCGCGCGGGTCGTCCGGCGCGCCCGCGAACGCCGGACTCGGCGATCGGAACGGCTGCCCGCCCGCGTCTGGGGCGCCGTCCAGGACGCGCTGTTCGGCTACGGATACGCACCAGGGCGCGCCCTGGCCTGGCTGGTCGTCCTGGTGGGGGCGGGCTCCGCGTGGTTCGCCACGCACGCGCCGCCACCGGTCAAGGGCGGCGCGCAGCGGAACTGGGACCCCGTGCTGTACACCCTCGACCTGATCGTCCCTGTCGCCGGCCTCGGTCAGCGGACCGCGTGGGATCCGGCCGGAGTGGACAAGGTGGTGGCCGTGCTGCTGATCCTCGCGGGCTGGCTGCTCGCCACCTCGGTGGTGGCGGGGGCGAGCAGGTTGCTGAGCCGGAGCTGACCCACGGCGGCGGGACCCGGCTGCCCAGCCGTGCTTCGAAGGCGCCCCGGTCACGCCGGGCCGAGGCGCCCCGGTGGGGCCGGGACGCCCGAGCTCACAGGTCGAGTACCGCCCGTAGTGCGTTGTCGACGAGCTCCTGCTGCTGGGGCCCGATGGCGCCGAGCGGGGTGGCGGTCTCGAACCGTGCCGCGGACAGCTGAAGGAGGTTGACGGCGACGACCGAGGCGTCGACCGGGGTCGTCAGGCGCACGCTCATGGCCGTGTCGGGATGCACGGCCGGGGCGTGCAGGACGAGGACGACGACGGCACCGTAGGCGTCGGCGAGTCCGTCGAGGCTCACGACGAGCACCGTGCGGACACCCTTGCCGGTGTCGATGTCCCACACGTCGCCCTTGCGGATCATCACAGGGCGTCGCCCTCGCCGTCGAGGTCGAGGGGCTCGACCGCGGCGAGTACGCGGGCGGCGTCCAGGGTCATCTGCCGGCGCACGGCCCGGAGGATGTAGTCGTTCAGCGAAGGGGCGGCCGCCGCCGCGTCGCGCAGGGGCTTGTCCATGGTGTCGGGGATCCGCAGCGTGATGGCAGTCATGACACCAAATATAGTGGCGGAACCGCCACCATCACAGACCGCGTCGTGCGGCCCGGCGTCGCGGAAACTTTTCCCAGCTGGCCACTTGTCCGACTTGACCGATATGTAATGCCGATGTGCGCGGACGAGGCCGCGGCGGCAGGCGCCTCCTGAATGCACCGGCGTCGGGCGGCCGGGGTCGGCGGGGCAGGCACGGCAGGCGAAGATGACCGGGGTCCGGGGCCGGGGTCCGGGACCGGTTCACCTGCCGCACCAGGAGTACGGCAACGGTCACCCACCGCATGTCGACGATCAGAAGAGAGCGGGCTGTTCACCGCTCCGACACTCCTTCTGTCAGTCCCGGAACAACTCGGCCGACCGGCCCGCACGGTACGTAGGGTCCGCTCACGGAGCCGCCCGGGGATTCCGGGCCGCGCAGAGCGAGGAGACACCGGCATGGCAAGTGTGGACATCTCTTTGAAGGAGACCATGACGTCGATCGAGGGCGCACTGGGTGCCGCTCTCGTCGACTACACCAGCGGCATGGCACTGGGCACCTTGGGAGGAGGCAAGGACCTCGACCTGGCGGTCGCCGCCGCGGGCAACACCGATGTCATCCGCGCCAAGACGCGCACCATGGAACACCTCGGCCTCAAGAGCGACATCGAGGACATGCTGATCACCCTCTCGAATCAGTACCACCTCATCCGGCCGCTCAAGGGCCGGGACGGGAACGGCCTGTTCCTCTACCTCGTGCTCGACAAGACGAAATCCAACCTGGCGATGGCCCGCCACCAGCTCAAGCGCATCGAGGCGGAACTGGAGGTGTAGCCGGCCGCTTCCTCCACGCCTCCGCACGCCCACGAATTGAAGAATTCTTCATCTGGGCACATCCAGATCAGGACAATCCGATGGGTGTGCGGGGCGGGAGACGCGAGGATCGGTCATCGGTCCGCAAGCGTCCGCCCGCGGCGGCACGCACACGGCCGCCGCGCCGGCCAGAGCCCAGTCCGTCAACCGCGGTAGGGAGCGAACGATCACCATGCAGGTCCCCCTCTACCAGGCCAAGGCCGAGTTCTTCCGCATGCTCGGGCACCCCGTGCGCATCCGCGTCCTG containing:
- a CDS encoding type II toxin-antitoxin system PemK/MazF family toxin; the protein is MIRKGDVWDIDTGKGVRTVLVVSLDGLADAYGAVVVLVLHAPAVHPDTAMSVRLTTPVDASVVAVNLLQLSAARFETATPLGAIGPQQQELVDNALRAVLDL